From the genome of Drosophila melanogaster chromosome 2L, one region includes:
- the Ugt36E1 gene encoding UDP-glycosyltransferase family 36 member E1, isoform B: protein MCGCWKVFCLLALLSLVAFSDSLRILGLFPHPAISHFKFFHPIMRGLAEAGHSVDVISPFEDKDPPNGYKDHLLPPSTLTDTISLEDFERPYSFLFHYVEFFILHKMGREDCNTTLHSRALTEILKNPPGYYDVILLEQFNTDCAMSVAHVFQAPVIGMSSCALMPWHYERFGAPLIPSYISALFQGQSQEMSFAGRLGNWITVHSLNLLYKMFTVPAGNALIRQRFGPGLPSTEDLVRNTSLMLVNQHFSLSGPKPLPPNVIEVGGVHISPPKPLPSDLQKILDNAPKGVILISWGSQLKACSLSAARRDGIVKAIGRLEQEVIWKYENDTLPNKPPNLHIRKWLPQRDILAHPNLKVFMSHGGLMGTTEAVSSAVPIVGVPIYGDQSLNIAALVQRGMALQLELKKLDENTVYEALTKALDPSFKARAKEVASSYNNRIQGPLETAIWWVEHVAETKGAPLTQPSAVHLSRFVYYSLDVYSVVALSLLLPVITLLGLIRMFKRREPKGDRKLKRK, encoded by the exons ATGTGTGGTTGTTGGAAGGTTTTCTGCCTGCTGGCGCTACTTTCCCTGGTCGCTTTCAGCGATTCCCTGCGAATTCTGGGTCTGTTTCCGCACCCGGCCATCAGTCACTTCAAGTTCTTTCACCCAATCATGCGCGGATTGGCCGAGGCCGGTCACAGCGTGGATGTCATCAGTCCATTCGAGGACAAGGACCCTCCAAACGGATACAAGGACCACCTGCTGCCGCCCTCCACCTTGACAGACACTATTAGCTTAGAG GACTTCGAACGGCCCTACAGCTTCCTATTTCACTATGTAGAGTTCTTTATCCTGCACAAAATGGGAAGAGAGGACTGCAATACCACACTGCACAGCAGAGCCCTAACTGAGATCCTTAAGAATCCTCCTGGCTACTACGATGTAATTTTACTGGAGCAATTCAATACTGACTGTGCGATGAGCGTGGCCCATGTTTTCCAAGCTCCGGTCATTGGAATGAGCAGCTGTGCCCTGATGCCATGGCATTATGAACGATTTGGAGCCCCTCTGATCCCATCGTATATATCAGCATTGTTCCAGGGACAATCCCAGGAGATGTCCTTTGCGGGACGATTGGGCAACTGGATTACTGTGCACTCCCTCAACTTGCTGTATAA AATGTTTACAGTTCCCGCCGGAAACGCCTTGATTCGCCAAAGATTCGGTCCTGGACTGCCGTCCACGGAGGACTTGGTGAGGAATACTTCTCTAATGCTGGTCAACCAGCACTTTTCGCTCAGTGGGCCAAAGCCTTTGCCCCCAAACGTCATCGAAGTGGGTGGTGTACATATAAGTCCACCGAAACCGCTGCCCTCGGATCTTCAGAAAATACTGGATAACGCACCCAAAGGAGTCATCCTAATTAGCTGGGGCTCTCAGCTGAAAGCGTGTTCTCTTTCCGCTGCTCGGAGAGATGGAATCGTTAAAGCGATTGGAAGATTGGAGCAGGAGGTCATCTGGAAGTATGAAAATGACACGCTGCCCAATAAGCCACCAAATCTGCACATCAGGAAGTGGCTGCCTCAGCGAGACATCCTCGCTCATCCAAATCTAAAGGTATTTATGTCCCACGGTGGCTTAATGGGCACCACGGAGGCGGTCTCCAGTGCTGTGCCGATTGTGGGTGTCCCAATTTACGGCGACCAATCCCTCAATATTGCCGCATTGGTGCAGCGCGGAATGGCCTTGCAATTAGAGCTTAAGAAACTGGATGAGAATACTGTCTACGAAGCGTTGACCAAGGCACTAGATCCTTCTTTCAAGGCAAGAGCCAAGGAGGTGGCCTCATCGTACAACAACCGCATCCAAGGTCCCTTGGAGACGGCCATTTGGTGGGTGGAACATGTGGCGGAGACGAAAGGAGCTCCTCTGACCCAACCAAGTGCCGTGCATCTCTCCCGCTTTGTTTACTACTCCTTGGATGTCTACTCGGTCGTGGCCCTAAGCCTGCTACTACCTGTGATCACGCTCTTGGGACTAATCCGAATGTTTAAAAGAAGGGAACCCAAAGGTGACCGCAAACTAAAACGCAAATAA